One stretch of Planococcus sp. PAMC 21323 DNA includes these proteins:
- the tadA gene encoding tRNA adenosine(34) deaminase TadA produces the protein MNGMEKDHFYMQLAIEEANKAAAKGEVPIGAVIVYKDKVIARAHNLRETTQNAVTHAELLAIQEACLHLGNWRLEDTKLYVTLEPCPMCAGAILQSRIPHIVYGARDAKAGCVDSLYRLLNDDRFNHQCQVTENVLADECGQLLTQFFRNLREAKKLKRKTQL, from the coding sequence ATGAACGGAATGGAAAAAGATCATTTTTATATGCAATTAGCGATTGAAGAAGCCAATAAAGCAGCTGCTAAAGGCGAGGTTCCGATTGGCGCCGTGATCGTCTATAAAGACAAAGTGATTGCACGTGCGCATAATTTGCGCGAAACAACACAAAATGCCGTAACACATGCTGAACTATTAGCCATTCAAGAAGCTTGCCTGCACCTTGGCAATTGGCGACTTGAAGATACAAAGCTTTACGTTACGTTAGAGCCTTGTCCAATGTGTGCGGGCGCCATATTGCAATCACGCATTCCACATATCGTTTACGGAGCACGAGATGCAAAGGCTGGTTGTGTCGATTCTTTGTATCGTCTGCTAAATGACGACCGCTTTAATCATCAATGCCAAGTTACAGAAAATGTACTTGCTGACGAATGTGGGCAATTATTAACACAGTTTTTCCGAAATTTAAGAGAAGCAAAAAAACTAAAACGGAAAACCCAGCTGTAG
- a CDS encoding serine hydrolase: MEVFKQVRNLVDKGLLIALLAVFMITTMTPQQVNAEESLTIMAEAAILVDAESGKILYEKNAEKPLGVASMTKMMTEYLLFEAIEEGKVTWDQEYQVTDYTYRVSQDMRLSNVPFRADGSYTIKEMYEAMAIFSANAATIGIAETIAGTESDFVQLMNKKAKEMGLEETTFVNSTGLSNSSLMGMHPEGTKETDENIMPARSVAKLTKILLDDYPEVLDTTKIPLKMFREGTSDETRMENWNSMLPGLIYEYEGVDGLKTGSTDFAGYSFAGTAKRDDTRLITVVMGAVDSKGEGSYKARFDATRVLFDYGFDEFTKEELIPAGYQFKEQGTLEVEKGVEEKVAIAVKEPVTMMIRTTDKELYLPELVLDNSIVQNGKLEAEVEKDLVVGSIEITKTDGTEYGYLSGNEKNVKVATTESVKRANWVSLSLRSAGEFLSSAWDDASNFVKELF; the protein is encoded by the coding sequence ATGGAGGTATTTAAACAAGTGAGAAATTTAGTAGACAAAGGATTATTAATAGCATTACTAGCTGTATTCATGATAACTACAATGACTCCGCAACAAGTAAATGCTGAGGAGTCATTAACTATAATGGCGGAAGCTGCAATATTAGTAGATGCTGAAAGTGGTAAAATTCTTTATGAAAAAAATGCTGAAAAACCTTTAGGGGTTGCCAGTATGACAAAGATGATGACGGAGTATTTATTGTTTGAAGCGATTGAAGAAGGTAAAGTAACTTGGGATCAAGAGTATCAAGTAACGGATTATACTTATCGTGTTTCTCAAGACATGCGTTTGAGCAATGTACCATTTCGTGCAGATGGCTCTTATACGATCAAAGAAATGTATGAAGCAATGGCCATTTTTTCTGCCAATGCAGCAACAATCGGTATCGCGGAAACCATTGCTGGGACGGAAAGTGACTTTGTTCAGTTGATGAATAAAAAAGCAAAAGAAATGGGTTTAGAAGAAACTACTTTTGTTAATTCTACGGGCCTTAGCAATTCAAGCTTGATGGGGATGCATCCAGAAGGCACAAAAGAAACAGATGAAAACATTATGCCGGCACGTTCAGTTGCCAAATTAACGAAAATTCTATTGGACGATTATCCAGAAGTATTAGATACAACAAAAATTCCATTAAAAATGTTTCGTGAAGGAACGTCAGATGAAACTCGTATGGAAAACTGGAATTCGATGCTTCCAGGATTGATTTATGAATATGAAGGTGTCGATGGATTGAAAACGGGTAGCACGGATTTTGCCGGGTATTCGTTTGCAGGCACAGCAAAGCGTGATGATACACGTTTGATCACTGTTGTGATGGGAGCTGTAGATAGCAAGGGTGAAGGTTCTTACAAAGCTCGATTTGATGCAACTCGTGTGTTATTCGATTACGGTTTTGATGAATTTACGAAAGAAGAGCTTATTCCTGCGGGATATCAGTTTAAAGAACAAGGTACATTAGAAGTTGAAAAAGGTGTAGAAGAAAAAGTTGCTATTGCGGTAAAAGAGCCGGTAACGATGATGATTCGGACGACTGATAAAGAATTGTATCTACCGGAATTGGTATTAGATAATTCAATTGTTCAAAATGGCAAGTTAGAAGCTGAAGTAGAAAAAGATTTAGTGGTAGGTTCGATAGAGATTACCAAAACAGACGGAACGGAATATGGTTATTTAAGTGGCAATGAAAAGAACGTCAAAGTTGCCACAACTGAGTCTGTAAAACGTGCAAATTGGGTATCTTTATCATTGCGTAGTGCAGGAGAATTTTTATCTTCTGCATGGGACGATGCCAGCAATTTTGTAAAAGAGTTATTTTAA
- the pdxR gene encoding MocR-like pyridoxine biosynthesis transcription factor PdxR: MDMLMFQLQKQSQIPLYKQLYREIKKAIIEGKIRVDTKLPSKRKLADYLQISQTTVELAYGQLVAEGFIESRPRKGFYAQPVEELAYLDIPHDEPVIEEPISYKIDFNSGSIDTHSFPFLTWRKLTRDILDDSNHELLLSGHPQGDDALRQEIARYLYQSRGVVCQADQIVIGSGTEQLLPLLIRLLDKKLVYGYENPGYALTHSIFNHHDRQAIPIDIEQDGLNISQLEASIVDVAYVTPSHQFPSGSVLSATKRAQLLNWAAAKPERYIIEDDYDSEFRYTSQPIPALQSIDLSDRVIYISTFSKSLMPSLRLAYMVLPKRLLSSYQQTFRHYSSSVPRHDQHMVAKFMKEGHFARHLNRMRKLYQKKIKRLSLSLAPFSPAVTLSGEQAGMHIVLTIQTNLSENELVQRAKQVGIRVTGLHSYDVYKKDSTFPKIVLGFGGLSEEEIHTGITELMSCWEIQ, encoded by the coding sequence ATGGATATGCTGATGTTTCAGCTTCAAAAACAATCACAAATCCCTTTATACAAGCAGCTTTACCGTGAAATTAAAAAAGCAATTATTGAAGGTAAAATACGCGTCGATACAAAATTGCCAAGTAAACGAAAATTAGCCGATTACCTACAAATAAGCCAAACAACTGTAGAGCTTGCTTATGGACAACTTGTTGCTGAAGGGTTTATTGAGTCACGACCGCGCAAAGGTTTTTATGCCCAACCGGTTGAAGAACTGGCCTATTTAGATATTCCGCATGACGAACCCGTTATAGAAGAACCCATTTCATATAAAATAGATTTCAACTCTGGGAGCATCGATACGCATTCTTTCCCTTTTTTAACTTGGCGGAAACTGACACGCGATATTTTGGATGATTCCAATCATGAATTATTATTATCTGGTCATCCTCAAGGTGATGACGCCTTACGTCAAGAAATTGCTCGTTATTTGTATCAATCACGTGGTGTTGTTTGTCAGGCAGATCAAATCGTTATTGGTTCAGGAACAGAACAATTATTGCCTTTATTGATTCGATTACTTGATAAAAAACTGGTCTATGGCTATGAAAATCCTGGTTATGCCTTGACCCATAGTATTTTCAATCATCACGACCGTCAAGCAATCCCTATTGATATAGAACAAGACGGCTTAAATATTAGCCAACTAGAAGCTTCTATCGTCGATGTGGCCTATGTAACCCCTTCACACCAATTTCCGTCTGGGTCTGTGTTGAGTGCTACAAAACGAGCACAACTACTAAACTGGGCTGCAGCAAAACCCGAACGCTATATTATCGAAGACGATTATGACAGTGAATTCCGCTATACAAGTCAGCCGATTCCAGCTCTTCAAAGTATCGATTTAAGTGATCGTGTCATCTACATTAGTACTTTTTCCAAGTCATTAATGCCTTCTTTGCGTCTTGCTTATATGGTATTGCCTAAACGACTGTTGTCATCATATCAGCAAACCTTTAGGCATTACTCTTCTTCTGTACCGAGACACGATCAACACATGGTCGCTAAGTTTATGAAAGAAGGTCATTTCGCACGTCACTTGAATCGCATGCGTAAGTTGTATCAAAAGAAAATAAAACGACTTAGTCTATCTCTCGCTCCATTCTCTCCAGCAGTTACGCTTTCTGGCGAACAAGCAGGTATGCACATCGTTTTAACCATACAAACCAATTTGAGCGAAAACGAACTAGTGCAACGAGCAAAACAAGTGGGAATTCGCGTCACTGGCTTACATTCTTACGATGTCTATAAAAAAGACAGCACATTTCCTAAAATCGTGCTTGGATTTGGTGGATTGTCTGAAGAAGAAATTCATACTGGAATTACTGAATTAATGTCTTGTTGGGAAATTCAGTAA
- a CDS encoding YitT family protein, with amino-acid sequence MKQHKKEKPLHFILRFIFIFIGATMAAASIELFLVPNSIIDGGIIGISLIINYLTVIPFGVLIVAINLPFLYFGYKHIGRNFFISSIFAIVALALIEIPMHKIEPFIDDPLLATIFGGLLLGMGVGLVIRNGGALDGTEILGILLTKKLPFSIGEFVMFFNIFIFGWAAFVLGLEQAMYSVLTYYIASKTIDVVIQGLEDTKAVLIISEEYEEIGSAINDRLGRSFTKLHGQGGYLNTPKDVIYVVVTRLELTKLKQIVADVDSKAFLTVMDTQEVHGATFKKPIH; translated from the coding sequence ATGAAACAACATAAAAAAGAAAAACCTCTTCATTTCATTCTACGATTTATTTTTATCTTTATTGGTGCTACTATGGCAGCAGCTTCCATCGAATTATTCTTAGTCCCCAATTCGATTATTGATGGCGGTATTATTGGGATTTCTCTAATTATAAATTATTTGACTGTTATTCCTTTTGGAGTATTGATCGTGGCGATCAATTTGCCTTTCCTTTATTTTGGCTATAAGCACATCGGTCGAAACTTTTTCATCTCCTCTATTTTTGCGATTGTTGCGTTGGCATTGATCGAAATTCCAATGCATAAAATCGAACCTTTTATAGATGACCCACTTCTAGCTACCATATTTGGTGGATTGCTTCTTGGTATGGGCGTTGGACTTGTTATCCGCAATGGTGGCGCACTGGATGGCACCGAAATTCTTGGTATTTTATTGACGAAAAAATTGCCATTTTCAATCGGTGAATTTGTGATGTTTTTCAATATTTTTATCTTCGGATGGGCTGCCTTTGTTCTTGGGCTTGAACAGGCAATGTATTCGGTTTTGACTTATTATATTGCTTCTAAAACAATTGACGTGGTCATACAGGGACTTGAAGATACGAAAGCAGTACTCATTATATCTGAAGAATACGAAGAAATCGGTTCGGCGATTAATGATCGTCTTGGACGAAGCTTTACGAAGTTACATGGTCAAGGGGGGTATTTGAATACACCCAAAGATGTCATATATGTGGTGGTCACTCGTTTAGAATTGACTAAGCTCAAGCAAATTGTCGCAGATGTTGACTCGAAAGCCTTTTTAACGGTTATGGATACACAGGAAGTCCACGGTGCGACCTTTAAAAAACCGATTCATTAA
- a CDS encoding alpha/beta fold hydrolase, whose amino-acid sequence MSSISFRYIETNGIKLHTAIAGPKDGPLVVLLHGFPEFWFGWKNQIQPLAEKGYRVVAPDQRGYNLSDKPKGIDHYTIDYLRDDVIGIIEFFQKKKAIIIGHDWGGAVAWHLASTRPEYVEKLIVLNIPHPRAMPRVFMKNPLQWMKSSYIAFFQLPNLPEKALGMREFKVMQQGIAKSSNPDAFSIAEIEQYKTAWSQSDALTAMLNWYRAIRKGSFKQLSEAKINVPVRIIWGLGDQFLSPMLAKESMSFCEEVNLAFVGEATHWIQHEQPEIVNHLIDQFINE is encoded by the coding sequence ATGAGCAGCATAAGCTTTCGCTATATCGAGACTAACGGCATCAAGCTGCATACTGCGATAGCAGGTCCAAAAGATGGTCCTTTAGTTGTTTTATTGCATGGCTTTCCGGAATTTTGGTTTGGTTGGAAAAATCAAATTCAACCCTTGGCGGAAAAAGGCTATCGAGTAGTAGCACCTGACCAACGTGGCTATAATTTGAGCGATAAACCGAAAGGCATTGATCATTATACAATTGATTATTTGCGGGATGACGTGATTGGGATTATTGAATTTTTTCAAAAAAAGAAAGCGATTATTATTGGCCATGACTGGGGCGGTGCAGTGGCTTGGCATTTGGCGTCCACGCGTCCTGAATATGTGGAGAAATTGATTGTGTTGAACATCCCACATCCACGAGCAATGCCGCGGGTATTTATGAAAAATCCGTTACAGTGGATGAAGAGCTCCTATATCGCGTTTTTTCAATTACCAAACTTGCCCGAGAAAGCTCTTGGTATGAGAGAGTTTAAAGTCATGCAGCAAGGCATTGCAAAGTCGAGCAACCCGGACGCTTTTTCAATCGCTGAAATCGAGCAATACAAAACGGCGTGGTCGCAGTCTGATGCATTGACGGCGATGCTTAACTGGTACCGGGCTATCCGGAAAGGGAGCTTTAAGCAATTGTCCGAAGCGAAAATCAACGTGCCGGTCCGAATTATTTGGGGATTAGGCGATCAGTTCTTGTCACCTATGTTAGCAAAAGAAAGCATGTCTTTTTGTGAAGAAGTCAATTTGGCATTTGTCGGAGAAGCGACGCATTGGATTCAGCATGAACAACCAGAAATCGTCAATCATTTAATTGATCAATTTATTAATGAATAA
- a CDS encoding deoxynucleoside kinase, whose translation MNLREKYGIPQNAVITIAGTVGVGKSTMTKALADALQFRTSFESVESNPYLDLFYDDFEKWSFHLQIYFLAERFKEQKRMFEYGGGFIQDRSIYEDTGIFAKMHWDKGTMNNVDYETYTNLFEAMVMTPYFPHPDLLIYLEGSIEDILSRIQERGRAMEQQTPVDYWLEMHQRYENWINSFNGCPVLRLNINDYDLLKNPECSEQIVERIGDFMQQTSILRK comes from the coding sequence ATGAATTTACGTGAAAAATACGGCATTCCACAAAATGCTGTAATTACAATAGCCGGCACAGTAGGTGTTGGGAAATCTACGATGACAAAAGCTTTAGCAGATGCATTGCAATTCCGCACATCTTTTGAAAGTGTTGAGTCCAATCCATATTTAGATTTGTTTTACGATGATTTTGAAAAATGGAGCTTCCATTTGCAGATTTATTTCCTTGCAGAACGCTTTAAAGAGCAAAAGCGGATGTTTGAATATGGTGGCGGATTTATCCAAGATCGTTCAATCTATGAAGATACCGGGATTTTTGCGAAAATGCATTGGGATAAAGGCACAATGAACAATGTGGATTATGAAACGTATACGAATTTGTTTGAAGCTATGGTCATGACTCCTTATTTCCCACATCCAGATTTATTGATTTACTTAGAAGGTTCGATCGAAGACATTCTGTCGCGCATACAAGAACGTGGACGGGCGATGGAGCAGCAGACACCGGTCGATTACTGGCTAGAAATGCACCAGCGCTATGAAAATTGGATCAACTCTTTTAATGGCTGTCCAGTATTGCGTTTAAACATCAATGATTACGATTTATTGAAGAATCCGGAGTGTTCGGAACAAATTGTTGAACGCATCGGTGACTTTATGCAACAAACGTCGATTTTACGCAAATAA
- the pdxT gene encoding pyridoxal 5'-phosphate synthase glutaminase subunit PdxT translates to MKRVGVLALQGAVREHIQSIIACGAEAIAVKWPKDLENLDGLILPGGESTTMRRLIDRYGLMEPLREFAHTGKPMFGTCAGLILLAETVVGNDAAHIGVMNVLVERNSFGRQVDSFEAPLEIEGIDGAFDAVFIRAPHIVSVGEGAEVLCTHDGKIVMARDGQFLGCSFHPELTDDHRITNYFLNIIPDKSDLLLPNPSTYSKV, encoded by the coding sequence ATGAAACGAGTTGGGGTCCTCGCTTTGCAAGGGGCAGTTCGTGAGCATATCCAGTCGATTATAGCCTGCGGAGCGGAAGCGATTGCTGTTAAATGGCCAAAAGATCTTGAAAACTTGGATGGATTAATCTTACCAGGTGGAGAAAGTACGACAATGCGCCGACTAATTGATCGTTACGGCTTGATGGAGCCACTTCGAGAATTTGCTCACACAGGAAAACCGATGTTTGGTACATGTGCGGGATTGATTTTGCTTGCTGAAACAGTCGTTGGCAACGATGCTGCGCATATTGGTGTGATGAATGTTCTGGTTGAACGAAATTCATTTGGTCGACAAGTAGATAGTTTTGAAGCACCACTTGAGATAGAAGGCATCGATGGAGCTTTCGACGCGGTCTTTATCCGAGCACCACATATTGTCAGTGTTGGCGAAGGGGCCGAAGTGTTATGTACACACGACGGAAAAATTGTGATGGCGAGAGACGGTCAATTTCTCGGTTGCTCGTTTCATCCAGAACTAACTGATGACCACCGCATTACCAATTATTTTCTAAATATAATACCGGATAAGTCAGACCTTCTCTTGCCAAACCCATCAACTTATAGTAAAGTATGA
- the guaB gene encoding IMP dehydrogenase produces MWESKFVKEGLTFDDVLLVPAHSEVLPKDIDLAVELTPTLKLKIPVISAGMDTVTEAKMAIAMARQGGLGIIHKNMSIEEQAEQVVTVKRSENGVITDPFFLTPEHQVYDAEHLMGKYRISGVPIVNNEKELKLVGIITNRDLRFIQDYSLMINDVMTKEKLVTAPIGTTLEDAEKILQQYKIEKLPIVDSEGVLKGLITIKDIEKVIEFPNAAKDSHGRLLVGAAVGVTSDTMKRVEKLVKASVDVIVLDTAHGHSEGVLGMVRQIRATYPELSIIAGNVATAEGTKALIEAGADVVKVGIGPGSICTTRVVAGVGVPQITAVYDCATEARKHGKAVIADGGIKYSGDIIKALAAGGHVVMLGSLLAGTTESPGDTEIFQGRRFKTYRGMGSIASMEKGSKDRYFQDDAKKLVPEGIEGRMPYKGPLSDTIHQLLGGIRAGMGYCGTKDLQVLREESQFIRMTGAGLRESHPHDVQITKESPNYSI; encoded by the coding sequence ATGTGGGAGTCAAAATTTGTAAAAGAAGGCTTAACGTTTGATGATGTATTACTTGTACCAGCTCATTCGGAGGTATTGCCGAAAGACATTGATTTGGCAGTTGAATTAACACCAACACTTAAGTTGAAAATTCCAGTAATCAGTGCAGGTATGGATACGGTGACAGAAGCTAAAATGGCTATTGCTATGGCTCGTCAAGGCGGATTAGGGATTATTCATAAAAATATGAGTATTGAAGAACAAGCTGAACAGGTCGTGACTGTAAAGCGTTCTGAGAACGGCGTTATTACAGATCCTTTCTTTTTGACTCCTGAACACCAAGTTTATGATGCTGAGCATTTAATGGGGAAATATCGAATTTCAGGTGTTCCAATTGTAAATAATGAAAAAGAACTTAAACTTGTTGGAATTATTACGAACCGCGATTTGCGCTTTATCCAAGATTATTCTTTGATGATTAACGATGTAATGACAAAAGAAAAATTAGTAACTGCCCCAATCGGAACAACATTAGAAGATGCTGAAAAGATCTTGCAACAATATAAAATTGAAAAATTACCAATCGTTGATAGCGAAGGTGTTTTAAAAGGCTTGATCACAATTAAAGATATTGAAAAAGTGATTGAGTTCCCGAATGCTGCAAAAGATAGTCATGGTCGTTTGCTAGTAGGTGCTGCTGTAGGTGTTACTTCAGATACAATGAAGCGCGTTGAAAAATTAGTCAAAGCTTCTGTAGATGTTATCGTACTAGATACAGCTCACGGTCATTCAGAAGGCGTATTAGGAATGGTTAGACAAATTCGTGCGACATACCCGGAACTATCAATCATTGCAGGAAACGTAGCTACTGCTGAAGGCACAAAGGCATTAATTGAAGCTGGTGCAGATGTAGTTAAAGTAGGTATCGGGCCTGGTTCTATCTGTACGACTCGTGTTGTAGCAGGCGTGGGTGTTCCGCAAATTACAGCAGTTTATGATTGTGCAACAGAAGCTCGTAAACATGGCAAAGCAGTCATTGCTGATGGCGGGATTAAGTATTCTGGCGATATCATCAAAGCATTAGCAGCTGGTGGACATGTAGTAATGCTAGGTAGCTTGCTAGCTGGTACAACAGAAAGCCCTGGAGACACAGAAATTTTCCAAGGTCGTCGTTTTAAAACATACCGTGGAATGGGATCGATTGCTTCAATGGAAAAAGGTTCAAAAGACCGTTATTTCCAAGACGATGCAAAAAAACTAGTTCCAGAAGGTATTGAAGGCCGCATGCCATATAAAGGACCTCTATCTGATACGATTCATCAATTATTAGGTGGTATTCGTGCAGGAATGGGATATTGCGGAACAAAAGATTTACAGGTTTTACGTGAAGAATCACAATTCATCCGTATGACTGGAGCTGGCTTACGTGAAAGCCATCCTCATGATGTACAGATCACGAAAGAATCTCCTAACTACTCAATTTAA
- the pdxS gene encoding pyridoxal 5'-phosphate synthase lyase subunit PdxS — MTEQGTDRVKRGMAEMQKGGVIMDVVNAEQARIAEAAGATAVMALERVPSDIRRDGGVARMADPRITEEVMKAVSIPVMAKARIGHIVEARILEAMGVDYIDESEVLTPADEEFHLLKNQYTVPFVCGCRNLGEAARRIGEGASMLRTKGEPGTGNIVEAVRHLRQVNAEVRKVIAMSEDELMTEARNLGASYEFLKEVKSLGRLPVVNFAAGGIATPADAALMMELGADGVFVGSGIFKSDNPERFARAIVEATTHYQDYKLIAELSKDLGIAMKGIEISTIAAGERMQERGW, encoded by the coding sequence ATGACTGAACAAGGAACAGATCGTGTAAAAAGAGGAATGGCCGAAATGCAAAAAGGTGGCGTGATTATGGATGTCGTCAACGCAGAACAAGCACGTATCGCGGAAGCTGCAGGAGCTACGGCTGTTATGGCACTTGAACGAGTGCCTTCTGATATTCGGAGAGATGGCGGAGTCGCACGTATGGCAGACCCGCGTATCACCGAAGAGGTAATGAAAGCTGTATCCATCCCAGTGATGGCGAAAGCTCGTATTGGCCATATTGTAGAAGCTCGTATTTTAGAAGCGATGGGTGTCGATTATATTGATGAAAGTGAAGTACTAACACCGGCAGATGAAGAGTTTCATTTGCTAAAAAATCAATACACAGTCCCTTTTGTTTGTGGATGTCGTAACTTAGGTGAAGCAGCCCGTAGAATTGGCGAAGGTGCTTCGATGCTTCGAACAAAAGGTGAACCAGGTACAGGTAATATTGTCGAAGCGGTTCGTCATTTGCGACAAGTAAATGCAGAAGTGCGAAAAGTCATTGCCATGAGTGAAGACGAACTAATGACAGAAGCCCGTAACTTAGGAGCTTCTTATGAGTTTTTAAAAGAAGTTAAAAGTTTAGGGCGCTTACCGGTAGTTAATTTTGCTGCAGGTGGGATTGCTACACCAGCGGATGCTGCGTTAATGATGGAATTAGGAGCGGACGGCGTATTCGTTGGTTCTGGTATTTTTAAATCGGATAATCCTGAACGATTTGCACGTGCGATTGTTGAAGCGACTACACATTACCAAGATTACAAATTGATCGCTGAACTGTCAAAAGACCTTGGTATTGCGATGAAAGGTATTGAGATTTCAACGATAGCTGCTGGCGAACGTATGCAAGAGCGGGGTTGGTGA
- the serS gene encoding serine--tRNA ligase: protein MLDIRFVRANFEEVKAKLGKRGEDISVLNDFEGLDLKRRELIAQTEKLKAERNEASQNIATMKRAKENADEAIAKMREVGDQIKKIDDELKAVEESLNYIMMRVPNIPHDSVPFGDSEDDNEEIRTWGDKPEFDFEVKPHWDLGTDLNIIDFERAAKVTGSRFVFYRGLGARLERALINFMMDLHQEEHGYEEMLPPYMVNRESLTGTGQLPKFEEDAFLIEKEDYFLIPTSEVPVTNFYRDEILTADMLPQAFASYSANFRSEAGSAGRDTRGLIRQHQFNKVELVRFVKPEDSYDELEKLTGHAEKVLQLLGLPYRVLKMCTADLGFTAAKKYDIEVWIPSQETYREISSCSNFEDFQARRANIKFRRETTGKPEFVHTLNGSGLAIGRTVAALLENCQQKDGSILIPEVLQPYMGGKKIIE from the coding sequence ATGTTGGATATTCGTTTTGTACGTGCCAATTTTGAAGAAGTAAAAGCCAAGCTTGGAAAGCGCGGAGAAGATATTTCAGTGCTTAATGATTTTGAAGGGTTGGATCTAAAACGCCGTGAATTGATCGCGCAAACTGAAAAATTAAAAGCCGAGCGTAATGAAGCGTCTCAAAATATTGCAACGATGAAACGTGCGAAAGAAAATGCGGATGAGGCTATTGCTAAAATGCGTGAAGTCGGTGATCAAATCAAAAAGATTGATGATGAGTTAAAAGCAGTAGAAGAAAGCTTAAATTATATTATGATGCGTGTGCCAAATATTCCTCATGATAGCGTTCCATTTGGTGATTCTGAAGACGACAACGAAGAAATTCGTACATGGGGTGACAAGCCTGAGTTTGACTTTGAAGTTAAGCCACATTGGGATTTAGGAACAGATTTAAACATTATTGATTTTGAACGTGCAGCGAAAGTAACAGGAAGCCGTTTTGTCTTTTACCGTGGTCTTGGCGCACGCTTAGAACGCGCATTGATCAACTTTATGATGGACCTCCATCAAGAAGAGCATGGCTATGAAGAAATGTTGCCGCCTTATATGGTGAACCGTGAAAGCTTAACAGGCACTGGCCAATTACCGAAATTTGAAGAAGATGCATTCTTAATCGAGAAGGAAGATTATTTCCTGATTCCGACTTCTGAAGTACCGGTAACTAACTTTTACCGAGATGAAATTTTAACGGCAGATATGCTACCTCAGGCCTTTGCATCTTATAGCGCGAATTTCCGCTCTGAAGCGGGTTCTGCAGGTCGCGACACACGCGGACTAATCAGACAGCACCAATTCAATAAAGTCGAGCTAGTGCGCTTTGTAAAGCCAGAGGATTCTTACGACGAATTAGAGAAATTGACAGGACATGCGGAGAAAGTACTGCAACTTTTAGGACTACCTTATCGCGTCTTAAAGATGTGTACAGCCGACCTAGGGTTTACAGCTGCCAAAAAATACGATATCGAAGTATGGATTCCAAGCCAAGAAACATATCGTGAAATTTCTTCTTGCAGTAACTTTGAAGATTTCCAAGCAAGACGTGCAAATATTAAATTCCGTCGTGAAACAACAGGAAAACCTGAATTTGTTCACACATTAAACGGCAGTGGATTAGCAATTGGTCGTACGGTGGCAGCATTACTTGAAAACTGTCAGCAAAAAGATGGATCAATCCTAATTCCTGAAGTATTGCAGCCTTATATGGGCGGCAAAAAGATCATTGAATAA
- a CDS encoding deoxynucleoside kinase, whose product MPVPFITVEGPIGVGKTSLTKALADQNQFQLLKEIVDENPFLNKFYEDIAEWSFQTEMFFLCNRYKQLADIQKKFISNHEPVVADYHIFKNLIFAKRTLPTAEYAKYEAIYKILTVDMPKPNMVIYLHASLDTLMKRIKLRGREFEQMITPEYMEQLAADYHEFIERFEREHPEIPVLRFNGDEIDFVQNDGDLQLILDKVDATLQKRSLTL is encoded by the coding sequence ATGCCGGTTCCATTCATCACGGTAGAAGGCCCGATTGGTGTAGGTAAGACTTCGCTAACCAAAGCGCTCGCCGATCAAAATCAATTTCAGCTATTAAAAGAAATTGTTGACGAAAACCCGTTTTTAAATAAATTTTACGAAGATATAGCAGAGTGGAGCTTTCAGACAGAGATGTTCTTCTTGTGTAATCGTTATAAACAATTAGCCGATATACAGAAAAAGTTCATCTCTAATCACGAACCAGTAGTCGCGGATTATCATATCTTTAAAAATCTTATTTTTGCGAAACGTACATTGCCAACAGCTGAATATGCCAAGTACGAAGCCATCTATAAAATTTTAACAGTAGATATGCCAAAGCCGAATATGGTGATTTACTTACATGCGAGTCTAGATACGTTGATGAAACGCATCAAGTTACGAGGACGCGAGTTTGAGCAAATGATTACACCTGAATATATGGAGCAATTGGCTGCGGATTATCATGAGTTTATCGAACGCTTTGAACGAGAGCATCCGGAAATTCCCGTTTTACGCTTTAATGGGGATGAAATCGACTTTGTTCAAAACGATGGCGACTTGCAACTGATCCTGGACAAAGTAGATGCAACTTTACAGAAGAGGAGTTTGACCTTATGA